A DNA window from Aphelocoma coerulescens isolate FSJ_1873_10779 unplaced genomic scaffold, UR_Acoe_1.0 HiC_scaffold_46, whole genome shotgun sequence contains the following coding sequences:
- the LOC138101757 gene encoding LOW QUALITY PROTEIN: serine/threonine-protein kinase pim-1-like (The sequence of the model RefSeq protein was modified relative to this genomic sequence to represent the inferred CDS: deleted 2 bases in 1 codon), with protein sequence MGMPGPAVGGRSGAVSGPGPSADGRVSPAGKAQEALQERYRLGSLLGSGGFGSVFSGTRLADGAPVAIKCVPRDRVRHWGELPDGARAPLEIVLLDKVSTGFRGVIRLLEWVELPSSFLLVLERPERCQDLSGLLAQRRFLPEEEARGLFGQVLEAVRHCTSCGVLHRDIKPENILLDLATGQLKLIDFGCGAFLQDTAYTQFAGTLLYSPPEWIHHQRYHGEAATIWSLGILLYQLVVGKHPFKRGQEIIWGRILFPRRLSPECQDVLKRCLSMQPLDRPSLEELFSAPWLQGVHVP encoded by the exons ATGGGGatgcccgggccg gcggtcGGGGGGCGGTCGGGGGCCGTgtctggccccgggccgagcgctgacggccgcgtgtCGCCCGCAGGGAAGGCGCAGGAGGCCCTGCAGGAGCggtaccggctgggttcgctgctgggcagcggcggcttcggcagcgtcttctcGGGCACGCGGCTcgcggacggcgccccg gtggccatcaaatgcGTGCCGCGGGACCGCGTCCGGCactggggcgagctg cccgacgGCGCCCGTGCGCccctggagatcgtgctgctggacaaggtgtccactGGGTTCCGTGGTGTCATCCGGCTCCTGGAGTGGGTTGAGCTGCCCAGCAGCTTCTTGCTGGTGCTGGAGCGTCCGGAGCGGTGCCAGGACCTGTCGGGTTTGCTGGCGCAGCGGAGGTTCCTGCCCGAGGAGGAGGCGCGGGGGCTGTTcggccaggtgctggaggccgtgcggcactgcaccagctgcggggtcctgcaccgggacatcaagcccgAGAACATCCTGctcgacctggccaccgggcAGCTGAAACTGATCGACTTTGGCTGCGGCGCCTTCCTCCAGGACACAGCCTACACTCAGTTTGCAG GAACCCTgttgtacagcccacccgagtggatccaCCACCAACGctaccacggcgaggcagcgacgatctggtccctgggcatcctgctgtaccagctggtggtggggaagCACCCGTTCAAGAGGGGCCAGGAGATCATCTGGGGGCGGATCCTGttcccacgacggctctctccag agtgccaggatgttcttaagaggtgcttgtccatgcagcccttggacaggccgtccttggaagagctcttcagtgccccttggctgcagggtgttcatgtgccctag